The following are encoded in a window of Oscillatoria salina IIICB1 genomic DNA:
- a CDS encoding DUF1565 domain-containing protein, whose protein sequence is MSYRFSDYANRQTRAKTCSSSVVLPLAVAIAVPFFVSPAAGASSSPEAHIIVQNRIDFQNLYVDPRSGSDLQGDGTQQRPFQTITKALEVAQPGGAINLLPGRYTAETGESFPLILPAGVTIKGNSRNQGANLIIEGGGSFNSNFAGRQNATLVVQEKGTISGITVSNPSSQGHGIWIETSNFVLENSSFVNNGSSGIYIAGNNSPTISNNYFRENSGSGIIISGNSKPQVRDNVITNSSNGIRVIETAAPILIGNRLLNNKIGVLLEDSAQPMLRDNQIENSQQDGLLAKARSRPDLGTNGQPGRNTFSNNNQFDINNQTDNQTISAFGSRLTGRVQGKINGVENANNVSLSDIIESGTNPTLQPISNIQINSRPRSNPVQIQAEAAEENVIPIPVYPAPNNTPPSETFNTPRRELRDLLILEPSPLPNVRGDDISLNDFPALPTIETSVFSPPSSNSPNITDPNITPETSQYKVIVETRNSSQEAIVRSLVPAAFRITYNGRSMMQVGLFDNIENAEEIVRTLNRRGLQGIIVPL, encoded by the coding sequence TTGAGTTACAGATTTTCAGATTATGCCAATCGTCAAACTAGAGCTAAAACTTGCTCGTCAAGTGTAGTTTTGCCTTTAGCAGTAGCGATCGCCGTACCATTTTTTGTGTCTCCTGCGGCAGGAGCATCTTCTTCCCCAGAAGCACATATAATTGTGCAAAATAGGATTGATTTCCAAAATTTATATGTCGATCCGCGATCGGGTAGCGATTTACAAGGAGATGGCACTCAACAACGTCCTTTTCAAACGATTACCAAAGCTTTAGAAGTTGCTCAACCAGGCGGTGCGATTAACTTACTACCGGGAAGATACACGGCGGAAACAGGCGAAAGTTTTCCTTTAATTTTGCCAGCAGGAGTAACAATTAAAGGTAACTCTCGCAACCAAGGCGCAAATTTAATTATCGAGGGTGGTGGCAGTTTCAACAGCAATTTTGCGGGCAGACAAAATGCAACTCTTGTCGTCCAAGAAAAAGGAACTATTAGCGGTATAACTGTTAGTAATCCTAGTAGTCAAGGACACGGAATCTGGATCGAAACCAGCAATTTTGTTTTGGAAAATAGTTCTTTTGTTAATAATGGTAGTTCGGGCATTTACATTGCTGGCAACAACTCACCAACTATTAGTAACAATTATTTTCGCGAAAATAGCGGTAGCGGGATAATAATTTCAGGGAACTCAAAGCCTCAAGTGCGAGATAATGTTATTACTAATTCAAGTAATGGAATCAGAGTCATCGAAACAGCCGCACCAATTTTAATTGGCAATCGCTTACTGAATAATAAAATTGGCGTATTACTTGAAGATAGCGCCCAACCAATGTTGCGGGACAATCAGATCGAGAATTCACAACAAGATGGATTGCTAGCGAAAGCGCGATCGCGTCCGGATCTGGGAACTAATGGTCAACCAGGACGAAATACTTTTAGTAACAATAATCAATTTGATATCAACAACCAAACCGATAATCAAACAATTTCCGCTTTTGGTTCTCGCCTTACCGGAAGAGTACAAGGAAAAATTAATGGTGTAGAAAATGCCAATAATGTTTCACTTTCAGATATAATTGAATCAGGGACAAATCCGACTCTTCAACCGATATCTAATATCCAAATCAACTCTAGACCTCGATCTAATCCAGTTCAAATTCAAGCAGAAGCAGCAGAAGAAAATGTAATTCCGATTCCCGTATACCCAGCACCGAATAATACTCCTCCCTCAGAAACATTTAACACACCCCGTCGGGAACTACGAGATTTATTAATTCTTGAACCGAGTCCATTACCAAATGTACGCGGCGATGATATTTCCTTAAACGATTTTCCCGCCCTACCAACAATTGAAACCTCGGTTTTCTCACCACCAAGTAGTAATTCTCCTAATATTACCGACCCAAATATTACCCCAGAGACATCCCAATATAAAGTTATCGTCGAAACCAGAAATTCCAGTCAAGAAGCAATAGTGCGATCGCTAGTTCCTGCTGCTTTCCGCATCACTTACAACGGACGCTCGATGATGCAAGTAGGTCTATTTGACAATATTGAAAATGCTGAAGAAATTGTCCGCACTCTCAATCGGAGGGGTTTACAAGGAATTATTGTTCCTTTGTAA
- a CDS encoding Uma2 family endonuclease: protein MRTTEKILPLENGDRLTRQEFERRYQAMPHLKKAELIEGIVYMGSPVRIAHGTPHAQIMAWLGAYWTATPGVQVADNTTVRLDFDNEPQPDALLRIAREGQSTISEDGYLEGAPELIVEIATSSASYDLRDKLQVYRRNRCCEYLVWQVADRRFDWFQWQAGEYLTLSPDPEGIIRSQVFPGLWLSVEALLNGDLVEVRRVLEIGLATTEHATFLRQLSPG, encoded by the coding sequence ATGCGAACTACAGAGAAAATTTTACCCTTAGAAAATGGCGATCGCCTCACTCGTCAAGAATTTGAACGTCGCTATCAGGCTATGCCTCACTTAAAAAAAGCTGAACTGATTGAAGGAATAGTTTATATGGGTTCTCCGGTTCGGATCGCTCACGGTACACCTCATGCTCAAATTATGGCATGGCTGGGGGCTTACTGGACGGCTACGCCGGGAGTTCAAGTAGCTGATAATACGACTGTGCGCCTCGATTTTGACAATGAACCGCAACCGGATGCTTTATTAAGAATTGCACGAGAGGGACAATCAACTATTAGTGAAGATGGCTATCTTGAAGGTGCGCCAGAATTAATTGTCGAAATTGCTACCAGTAGCGCTTCTTATGATTTGCGAGATAAGTTACAAGTCTATCGTCGCAATCGCTGTTGTGAGTATTTAGTTTGGCAAGTAGCAGATCGCCGTTTTGATTGGTTTCAATGGCAGGCTGGAGAATATCTTACTTTATCACCCGATCCAGAAGGCATAATTCGCTCTCAGGTTTTTCCAGGTTTATGGTTGTCGGTAGAGGCACTTTTAAATGGCGATTTAGTCGAAGTTCGACGAGTTTTGGAAATTGGTTTGGCGACAACAGAACACGCAACTTTTCTTCGACAATTAAGCCCAGGATAA
- a CDS encoding YaaW family protein: MDELRVALELATEEELQQLTQILFCRRFNPLDYLQTPDPMEIQSEDKDTWLDAIEARFRYLAADGMTVLRGQTGGVTYREALIKVCHYLKIPYSKKMSTTDIEAEVFLHLIGKAWKRLPTSEKKSLTVRVQRSLAESNLAEPLPVQLQHDPINLLLKGGSALAISSILKNILMKQLARQFAFHFARYQVAKGAIVRGSAAAMAEFQNYMALQTAKRGMAVATARQTAVKSIFAFLGPVLWASLFADLGWRAIATNYGRIIPTIFALAQIRLTRAECWELA, encoded by the coding sequence TTGGACGAGTTGAGGGTGGCGCTGGAATTAGCGACAGAAGAAGAGTTGCAGCAATTAACGCAAATTCTGTTTTGCCGCAGGTTTAATCCGTTAGACTATTTACAGACACCAGATCCAATGGAAATTCAGAGTGAAGATAAAGATACTTGGTTAGATGCGATCGAAGCTAGGTTTCGTTATCTCGCAGCAGATGGAATGACAGTTTTACGGGGACAAACTGGTGGAGTTACCTACAGAGAAGCACTAATTAAAGTTTGTCATTACTTGAAAATTCCTTACTCGAAAAAGATGTCTACCACCGACATTGAAGCCGAGGTGTTTCTCCATTTGATTGGGAAAGCATGGAAACGCTTACCAACTTCGGAGAAGAAATCTTTAACCGTAAGAGTACAGCGATCGCTGGCTGAATCAAATTTAGCGGAACCTTTGCCCGTACAATTACAACACGATCCGATTAATTTATTACTTAAGGGTGGTAGCGCGCTAGCTATTAGTTCCATTCTCAAAAATATCCTGATGAAACAGTTAGCGCGTCAGTTTGCTTTTCACTTCGCCCGCTATCAAGTTGCTAAAGGCGCGATCGTGCGCGGTAGTGCCGCCGCAATGGCGGAATTTCAAAATTATATGGCTTTACAAACAGCAAAACGAGGAATGGCAGTAGCAACGGCGCGGCAAACCGCAGTTAAAAGTATTTTTGCCTTTCTCGGACCTGTTTTATGGGCAAGTTTATTTGCCGATCTTGGATGGCGCGCGATCGCTACTAATTATGGTCGCATTATTCCCACTATTTTTGCCCTAGCCCAAATTCGTCTTACTCGTGCAGAATGTTGGGAATTAGCTTAA
- a CDS encoding Uma2 family endonuclease, translating into MNIVQEERQAQMRTTEKILPLENGDRLTRQEFERRYQAMPHLKKAELIEGVVYMGSPVRITHGNPHAHIMGWLFNYSLATPGVQVADNTTVRLDFDNEPQPDALLRIAREGQSTISEDGYLEGAPELIVEIATSSASYDLRDKLQVYRRNRCCEYLVWQVADRRFDWFQWQAGEYLTLSPDPEGIIRSQVFPGLWLSVEALLNGDLVEVRRVLEIGLATTEHATFLRQLSPG; encoded by the coding sequence ATGAACATAGTGCAAGAGGAGAGACAAGCCCAGATGCGAACCACAGAGAAAATTTTACCCTTAGAAAATGGCGATCGCCTCACTCGTCAAGAATTTGAGCGTCGCTATCAGGCTATGCCTCACTTAAAAAAAGCTGAACTGATTGAAGGAGTAGTTTATATGGGTTCTCCGGTTCGGATTACTCACGGCAATCCTCACGCTCACATTATGGGCTGGTTATTTAATTATTCTCTAGCTACGCCCGGAGTTCAAGTAGCTGATAATACGACTGTGCGGCTCGATTTTGACAATGAACCGCAACCGGATGCTTTATTAAGAATTGCACGAGAGGGACAATCAACTATTAGTGAGGATGGCTATCTTGAAGGTGCGCCAGAATTAATTGTCGAAATTGCTACCAGTAGCGCTTCTTATGATTTGCGAGATAAGTTACAAGTCTATCGTCGCAATCGCTGTTGTGAGTATTTAGTTTGGCAAGTAGCAGATCGCCGTTTTGATTGGTTTCAATGGCAGGCTGGAGAATATCTTACTTTATCACCCGATCCAGAAGGCATAATTCGCTCTCAGGTTTTTCCAGGTTTATGGTTGTCGGTAGAGGCACTTTTAAATGGCGATTTAGTCGAAGTTCGACGAGTTTTGGAAATTGGTTTGGCGACAACAGAACACGCAACTTTTCTTCGACAATTAAGCCCAGGATAA
- a CDS encoding tetratricopeptide repeat protein: MGNSLIVDNSNFQAEVWEKSYEKPVIVDFYATWCGPCQILAPILSKLVQEYDFVLAKVDIDKNQELASRFQVEGVPDVRVAKKGEIFPGFVGALSEKDLREFLANLGLKSDLEMSLAAAQNAITGGDVKLAKKLFDDLFVKYPENKLVAIEAAKFLVKCNQLEAAKKILATVGEDEREFYSQAQSVLTLVEFKEAILNPGESELDRKYAQAAKLTLAEDYERALQLFLEIVETSRKYRDDGARKAMLAVFKLLGENDSLTQKYQQELMMTLY; this comes from the coding sequence ATGGGTAATTCTTTGATTGTCGATAACAGTAATTTTCAGGCTGAAGTTTGGGAAAAGTCTTATGAAAAGCCAGTAATTGTGGATTTTTATGCGACTTGGTGCGGTCCTTGTCAAATACTTGCACCAATTTTGTCAAAGTTGGTGCAAGAGTATGATTTTGTCTTAGCAAAAGTCGATATTGACAAAAATCAGGAGTTGGCTTCTCGTTTTCAGGTTGAAGGTGTCCCGGATGTGAGAGTTGCTAAGAAAGGCGAGATCTTTCCTGGTTTTGTTGGGGCTTTGTCAGAAAAAGATTTACGCGAGTTTTTGGCAAATTTGGGTTTAAAATCTGATTTGGAAATGAGTTTAGCTGCGGCGCAAAATGCTATAACTGGAGGAGATGTCAAGCTGGCGAAAAAACTCTTCGATGATTTGTTTGTCAAGTATCCAGAGAATAAACTTGTCGCGATTGAAGCGGCTAAGTTTTTAGTGAAATGCAATCAGTTGGAAGCTGCTAAGAAGATATTAGCAACGGTTGGGGAAGATGAACGTGAATTTTATTCCCAGGCTCAATCTGTGTTAACTTTAGTTGAGTTTAAAGAAGCGATTCTTAATCCTGGGGAAAGTGAGTTGGATCGAAAGTACGCTCAAGCTGCTAAGTTAACTTTAGCGGAGGATTATGAACGAGCTTTACAGTTATTTTTGGAGATTGTCGAAACAAGTCGTAAATATCGCGATGATGGCGCTAGAAAGGCGATGTTGGCTGTGTTTAAATTGTTGGGGGAAAATGATAGTTTGACGCAGAAATATCAGCAAGAATTGATGATGACTCTGTATTGA
- a CDS encoding 2-phosphosulfolactate phosphatase family protein: MKIFHYHTPELTPTDSLPDCAVVIDVLRATTTIATALNAGAEAVQAFSDIDKLMQVSASLPPEKVLRAGERGGAKVEGCDLGNSPLDCTQDVVQGKRLFLTTTNGTRALQRVEKSPVVITGAMVNRQTVVDYLQEKQPETLWLVGSGWQGAYSLEDSVCAGAIALSFFQADPAVVGNDEIIGAIALYQQWQSQLVQMFELASHGKRLLGLDCREDLEYCAKTDILDVLPIQTEPGILVKFSS; the protein is encoded by the coding sequence ATGAAAATATTTCACTATCACACTCCTGAACTTACTCCGACGGATAGTTTACCTGATTGTGCCGTTGTAATTGATGTTTTGCGAGCAACGACGACAATCGCTACGGCGTTGAATGCTGGTGCGGAAGCGGTACAAGCTTTTAGCGATATTGATAAGTTAATGCAAGTGAGCGCTAGTTTACCACCGGAAAAAGTGCTGCGTGCTGGGGAAAGAGGCGGTGCTAAGGTTGAAGGCTGCGATTTGGGTAATTCTCCCCTGGATTGTACTCAGGATGTGGTGCAGGGTAAGCGCTTGTTTCTCACTACTACGAATGGCACTCGCGCTTTACAACGGGTGGAAAAGTCGCCTGTGGTGATTACAGGGGCAATGGTAAATCGCCAAACTGTGGTTGATTATTTACAGGAAAAACAGCCGGAAACCTTGTGGTTAGTGGGTTCTGGCTGGCAAGGTGCTTATTCTCTTGAGGATAGTGTTTGTGCGGGCGCGATCGCCTTATCTTTCTTCCAAGCCGATCCCGCCGTTGTCGGTAATGATGAAATTATCGGCGCGATCGCTCTTTACCAACAATGGCAAAGTCAACTGGTACAAATGTTTGAGTTAGCTAGCCACGGTAAACGCCTGCTTGGTTTAGACTGTCGCGAAGATTTAGAATATTGTGCTAAAACTGACATTCTCGACGTTTTACCCATCCAAACTGAACCAGGAATTTTAGTGAAATTTAGCTCTTGA
- a CDS encoding Uma2 family endonuclease yields the protein MFILGLGKQHRESVSLGVEIIEQTLSFPRGQVTLTPTSPETKTFLLELPQNLALYVTQEQFATLAAANRDLRLERTAPGELIVNPPTGWETGERNCNISGELYLWWRNSDETGKAFDSSTGFTLPNGAIRSPDASWISRERWEALTAEEKGTFANICPDFVVELRSSSDRLATLQAKMREYLDNGARLGWLIDPQQRQVEIYRLGLAVEVLENPAELSGEDVLPGFVLNLRRVWS from the coding sequence ATGTTCATTTTAGGCTTAGGAAAACAGCATCGAGAATCGGTTAGTTTAGGAGTAGAAATTATTGAGCAAACCCTCAGTTTCCCAAGAGGTCAAGTGACATTAACACCTACCAGCCCAGAAACTAAAACTTTCTTGCTTGAGTTACCCCAGAATCTCGCCCTGTACGTCACTCAAGAACAGTTTGCCACCCTAGCAGCCGCTAACCGTGACTTAAGACTCGAAAGAACTGCACCAGGAGAGTTAATTGTGAATCCACCCACAGGCTGGGAAACAGGTGAACGCAATTGCAATATTTCTGGAGAATTATACTTGTGGTGGCGTAATTCCGACGAAACTGGTAAAGCTTTTGACTCTTCTACAGGCTTTACGTTACCCAATGGTGCGATTCGTTCCCCGGATGCTTCTTGGATAAGTCGAGAACGCTGGGAAGCGCTGACTGCCGAAGAAAAAGGAACATTTGCAAATATTTGCCCGGATTTTGTCGTGGAGTTACGGTCTAGCTCAGATCGCCTGGCAACTCTGCAAGCTAAGATGAGAGAATACCTTGATAATGGCGCAAGACTAGGCTGGTTAATCGATCCACAGCAACGACAGGTAGAAATTTATCGCTTGGGATTAGCTGTAGAAGTGTTAGAAAATCCTGCCGAGTTGTCCGGTGAAGATGTCTTACCTGGTTTTGTCCTCAATTTGCGCCGGGTATGGAGTTAA